In Anopheles gambiae chromosome 2, idAnoGambNW_F1_1, whole genome shotgun sequence, a single window of DNA contains:
- the LOC133391367 gene encoding uncharacterized protein LOC133391367 — translation MKSLALLCTLVLFAIVRDALSLDASGKVPAPRPAERLLDNLDILQEDGGFDPLAPVSQHTELFEIAKRLAQKKESGIEARDGYGGYHPGGEMNNLDRLEYYTKQFLNLAVDVSYSSVYLLGNYTRFVHNANKKFIIVFE, via the coding sequence ATGAAGTCACTCGCATTACTCTGCACGCTGGTGCTGTTTGCCATCGTACGCGATGCGCTCTCGCTGGACGCCAGCGGAAAAGTTCCGGCGCCGCGACCGGCCGAGCGGTTGCTCGACAATCTTGACATCCTGCAGGAAGACGGCGGCTTTGATCCGCTCGCACCGGTTTCCCAGCACACGGAGCTGTTCGAAATTGCGAAGCGTTTGGCGCAGAAGAAGGAGTCTGGAATTGAGGCACGTGACGGGTACGGTGGCTACCATCCGGGCGGTGAGATGAACAATCTGGACCGGCTCGAGTACTACACGAAACAGTTCCTCAACCTGGCGGTCGACGTGTCCTACTCGTCCGTTTATCTGCTCGGCAACTACACACGATTCGTCCACAATGCTAACAAGAAGTTCATCATCGTTTTTGAATAA